From Ictidomys tridecemlineatus isolate mIctTri1 chromosome 2, mIctTri1.hap1, whole genome shotgun sequence, the proteins below share one genomic window:
- the Gtf2f1 gene encoding general transcription factor IIF subunit 1 isoform X1: MAALGPGAPNVTEYVVRVPKNTTKKYNIMAFNAADKVNFATWNQARLERDLSNKKIYQEEEMPESGAGSEFNRKLREEARRKKYGIILKEFRPEDQPWLLRVNGKSGRKFKGIKKGGVTENTSYYIFTQCPDGAFEAFPVHNWYNFTPLARHRTLTAEEAEEEWERRNKVLNHFSIMQQRRLKDQDQDEDEEGKEKRGRRKASELRIHDLEDDLEMSSDDSDASGEEGSRAPKAKKKKPLTKAGRKKKKKKGSDDEAFEDSDDGDFEGQEVDYMSDGSSSSQDEAEGKPKVPQQEDGPKGVDERSESSEESEEEKPPEEDKEEEEEKKAPTPQEKRRRKDSSDESDSSEESDIDSEASSALFMAKKKTPPKRERKPSGGSSRGSSRPGTPSAEGTSTSSTLRAAANKLEQGKRVSEAPAAKRLRLDAAPQSLSGKLTPQPPSGKSTPCSGDVQVTEDAVRRYLTRKPMTTKDLLKKFQTKKTGLSSEQTVNLLAQILKRLNPERKMVNDKMHFSLKD, from the exons ATGGCGGCCCTG GGTCCCGGCGCTCCGAATGTCACCGAGTATGTTGTTCGAGTTCCCAA GAACACAACCAAAAAATATAACATCATGGCTTTCAATGCAGCCGATAAAGTCAATTTTGCTACATGGAATCAG gCCCGGCTAGAGAGGGACTTGAGTAACAAGAAGATTTACCAGGAGGAGGAGATGCCAGAGTCGGGTGCAGGCAGTGAGTTCAACCGCAAGCTCCGGGAAGAGGCTCGTCGGAAAAAGTACGGCATCATCCTCAAGGAGTTCCGGCCTGAGGACCAGCCCTGGCTCCTACGTGTCAATGGAAAATCAGGCAGAAA GTTCAAGGGCATAAAGAAGGGAGGAGTGACGGAGAACACGTCCTACTACATCTTCACCCAGTGTCCTGACGGAGCCTTCGAGGCCTTTCCTGTGCACAACTGGTACAATTTCACACCACTGGCTCGACACCGCACACTCactgctgaggaggctgaggaggagtgggagag GAGGAATAAGGTCCTGAACCACTTCAGCATCATGCAGCAGCGGCGGCTGAAGGACCAGGACCAGGACGAGGacgaggaggggaaggagaagcgGGGCCGCAGGAAGGCCAGCGAGCTGCGCATCCACGACCTGGAGGATGACCTGGAGATGTCCTCTGATGACAGCGACGCCAGCGGCGAGGAGG gCAGCAGAGCCCCCAAGGCCAAGAAGAAGAAGCCACTGACCAAGGCgggcaggaagaagaagaagaagaagggctCGGATGATGAGGCCTTTGAGGACAGTGACGACGGTGACTTTGAGGGCCAGGAGGTAGACTACATGTCCGatggctccag CAGCTCCCAGGACGAGGCAGAGGGCAAACCGAAGGTGCCGCAGCAGGAGGACGGGCCCAAAG GTGTCGATGAGCGCAGTGAGAGCAGCGAGGAGAGCGAGGAGGAGAAGCCTCctgaggaggacaaggaggaggaggaggagaagaaggccCCCACCCCGCAGGAGAAGAGGCGCAGGAAAG ACAGCAGTGATGAGTCAGACAGCTCGGAGGAGAGTGACATTGACAGTGAGGCCTCCTCAGCCCTGTTCATGGCG AAAAAGAAGACACCCCCCAAGAGGGAGCGGAAGCCGTCAGGAGGCAGTTCGCGGGGCAGCAGCCGCCCTGGCACACCCAGTGCAGAGGGGACCAGCACCTCCTCCACCCTGCGGGCAGCTGCCAACAAACTGGAGCAAG GGAAGAGAGTCAGCGAGGCACCAGCCGCCAAGCGGTTACGGCTGGACGCCGCTCCCCAGAGCCTGTCCGGAAAGTTGACCCCGCAGCCGCCCTCCGGAAAGTCCACGCCCTGCAGCGG TGATGTGCAGGTGACTGAGGATGCCGTGCGCCGCTACCTGACGCGGAAGCCTATGACCACCAAAGACCTACTGAAAAAGTTTCAGACCAAGAAGACGGGGCTGAGCAGTGAGCAGACGGTGAACTTGCTGGCCCAGATTCTGAAGCGGCTCAACCCCGAGCGCAAGATGGTCAATGACAAGATGCACTTCTCCCTCAAGGACTGA
- the Gtf2f1 gene encoding general transcription factor IIF subunit 1 isoform X2, which yields MAALGPGAPNVTEYVVRVPKNTTKKYNIMAFNAADKVNFATWNQARLERDLSNKKIYQEEEMPESGAGSEFNRKLREEARRKKYGIILKEFRPEDQPWLLRVNGKSGRKFKGIKKGGVTENTSYYIFTQCPDGAFEAFPVHNWYNFTPLARHRTLTAEEAEEEWERRNKVLNHFSIMQQRRLKDQDQDEDEEGKEKRGRRKASELRIHDLEDDLEMSSDDSDASGEEGSRAPKAKKKKPLTKAGRKKKKKKGSDDEAFEDSDDGDFEGQEVDYMSDGSSSSQDEAEGKPKVPQQEDGPKGVDERSESSEESEEEKPPEEDKEEEEEKKAPTPQEKRRRKEKEDTPQEGAEAVRRQFAGQQPPWHTQCRGDQHLLHPAGSCQQTGAREESQRGTSRQAVTAGRRSPEPVRKVDPAAALRKVHALQR from the exons ATGGCGGCCCTG GGTCCCGGCGCTCCGAATGTCACCGAGTATGTTGTTCGAGTTCCCAA GAACACAACCAAAAAATATAACATCATGGCTTTCAATGCAGCCGATAAAGTCAATTTTGCTACATGGAATCAG gCCCGGCTAGAGAGGGACTTGAGTAACAAGAAGATTTACCAGGAGGAGGAGATGCCAGAGTCGGGTGCAGGCAGTGAGTTCAACCGCAAGCTCCGGGAAGAGGCTCGTCGGAAAAAGTACGGCATCATCCTCAAGGAGTTCCGGCCTGAGGACCAGCCCTGGCTCCTACGTGTCAATGGAAAATCAGGCAGAAA GTTCAAGGGCATAAAGAAGGGAGGAGTGACGGAGAACACGTCCTACTACATCTTCACCCAGTGTCCTGACGGAGCCTTCGAGGCCTTTCCTGTGCACAACTGGTACAATTTCACACCACTGGCTCGACACCGCACACTCactgctgaggaggctgaggaggagtgggagag GAGGAATAAGGTCCTGAACCACTTCAGCATCATGCAGCAGCGGCGGCTGAAGGACCAGGACCAGGACGAGGacgaggaggggaaggagaagcgGGGCCGCAGGAAGGCCAGCGAGCTGCGCATCCACGACCTGGAGGATGACCTGGAGATGTCCTCTGATGACAGCGACGCCAGCGGCGAGGAGG gCAGCAGAGCCCCCAAGGCCAAGAAGAAGAAGCCACTGACCAAGGCgggcaggaagaagaagaagaagaagggctCGGATGATGAGGCCTTTGAGGACAGTGACGACGGTGACTTTGAGGGCCAGGAGGTAGACTACATGTCCGatggctccag CAGCTCCCAGGACGAGGCAGAGGGCAAACCGAAGGTGCCGCAGCAGGAGGACGGGCCCAAAG GTGTCGATGAGCGCAGTGAGAGCAGCGAGGAGAGCGAGGAGGAGAAGCCTCctgaggaggacaaggaggaggaggaggagaagaaggccCCCACCCCGCAGGAGAAGAGGCGCAGGAAAG AAAAAGAAGACACCCCCCAAGAGGGAGCGGAAGCCGTCAGGAGGCAGTTCGCGGGGCAGCAGCCGCCCTGGCACACCCAGTGCAGAGGGGACCAGCACCTCCTCCACCCTGCGGGCAGCTGCCAACAAACTGGAGCAAG GGAAGAGAGTCAGCGAGGCACCAGCCGCCAAGCGGTTACGGCTGGACGCCGCTCCCCAGAGCCTGTCCGGAAAGTTGACCCCGCAGCCGCCCTCCGGAAAGTCCACGCCCTGCAGCGG TGA
- the LOC101958018 gene encoding adenylate kinase isoenzyme 1 isoform X4, producing MLVYDADNLTTTCGNASLRDVTARGRGAPWGLILDMISKNMLSHPESRGFLIDGFPQELKQAKEFERIVGRAPDIVIAFDCSMQTMVQRVLHRGQVERRAEDCEVVMFRHLATYYTLCEPVLTFYQQKKLLRNISAEEAPENIFAKCCSVIESLW from the exons ATGCTTGTGTACGACGCGGATAATTTAACCACGACGTGTGGAAACGCCTCCCTCCGTGACGTCACAGCCAGGGGCCGCGGGGCACCCTGG GGCCTCATCCTAGACATGATCAGCAAGAATATGTTGTCCCACCCAGAGAGCCGGGGCTTCCTCATTGATGGCTTTCCCCAGGAGCTGAAGCAGGCCAAGGAGTTTGAGCGCATT GTGGGTCGGGCCCCCGACATTGTCATCGCGTTTGACTGTTCCATGCAGACCATGGTCCAGCGGGTGCTGCACCGGGGCCAGGTGGAGCGCAGGGCAGAAGACTGTGAAGTGGTCATGTTCCGTCACCTAGCAACCTATTACACCTTGTGCGAGCCTGTCTTGACCTTCTACCAACAGAAGAAACTGCTGCGAAAT ATATCAGCAGAAGAGGCTCCAGAGAACATTTTTGCCAAATGTTGCTCTGTCATTGAAAGTCTGTGGTga
- the LOC101958018 gene encoding adenylate kinase isoenzyme 1 isoform X1, translating into MLLLLLLGTTDILKSSLIIFVVGGPGCGKETQCKNMATKYGFCHVGLGQLLRQEAQKSTHRGRQIRDMMLQGLLVPSGLILDMISKNMLSHPESRGFLIDGFPQELKQAKEFERIVGRAPDIVIAFDCSMQTMVQRVLHRGQVERRAEDCEVVMFRHLATYYTLCEPVLTFYQQKKLLRNISAEEAPENIFAKCCSVIESLW; encoded by the exons AtgttgctcctcctcctcctgggcacCACAGACATCCTCAAGTCTTCCTTGATCATCTTTGTGGTGGGTGGCCCAGGCTGTGGCAAAGAGACACAGTGCAAGAACATGGCCACTAAGTATGGCTTCTGCCATGTGGGGCTGGGTCAGCTGCTGCGGCAGGAGGCCCAGAAAAGCACCCATCGGGGCCGACAGATCCGTGACATGATGCTGCAGGGACTTCTGGTACCCTCG GGCCTCATCCTAGACATGATCAGCAAGAATATGTTGTCCCACCCAGAGAGCCGGGGCTTCCTCATTGATGGCTTTCCCCAGGAGCTGAAGCAGGCCAAGGAGTTTGAGCGCATT GTGGGTCGGGCCCCCGACATTGTCATCGCGTTTGACTGTTCCATGCAGACCATGGTCCAGCGGGTGCTGCACCGGGGCCAGGTGGAGCGCAGGGCAGAAGACTGTGAAGTGGTCATGTTCCGTCACCTAGCAACCTATTACACCTTGTGCGAGCCTGTCTTGACCTTCTACCAACAGAAGAAACTGCTGCGAAAT ATATCAGCAGAAGAGGCTCCAGAGAACATTTTTGCCAAATGTTGCTCTGTCATTGAAAGTCTGTGGTga
- the LOC101958018 gene encoding adenylate kinase isoenzyme 1 isoform X2, producing the protein MLLLLLLGTTDILKSSLIIFVVGGPGCGKETQCKNMATKYGFCHVGLGQLLRQEAQKSTHRGRQIRDMMLQGLLVPSGLILDMISKNMLSHPESRGFLIDGFPQELKQAKEFERITMVQRVLHRGQVERRAEDCEVVMFRHLATYYTLCEPVLTFYQQKKLLRNISAEEAPENIFAKCCSVIESLW; encoded by the exons AtgttgctcctcctcctcctgggcacCACAGACATCCTCAAGTCTTCCTTGATCATCTTTGTGGTGGGTGGCCCAGGCTGTGGCAAAGAGACACAGTGCAAGAACATGGCCACTAAGTATGGCTTCTGCCATGTGGGGCTGGGTCAGCTGCTGCGGCAGGAGGCCCAGAAAAGCACCCATCGGGGCCGACAGATCCGTGACATGATGCTGCAGGGACTTCTGGTACCCTCG GGCCTCATCCTAGACATGATCAGCAAGAATATGTTGTCCCACCCAGAGAGCCGGGGCTTCCTCATTGATGGCTTTCCCCAGGAGCTGAAGCAGGCCAAGGAGTTTGAGCGCATT ACCATGGTCCAGCGGGTGCTGCACCGGGGCCAGGTGGAGCGCAGGGCAGAAGACTGTGAAGTGGTCATGTTCCGTCACCTAGCAACCTATTACACCTTGTGCGAGCCTGTCTTGACCTTCTACCAACAGAAGAAACTGCTGCGAAAT ATATCAGCAGAAGAGGCTCCAGAGAACATTTTTGCCAAATGTTGCTCTGTCATTGAAAGTCTGTGGTga
- the LOC101958018 gene encoding adenylate kinase isoenzyme 1 isoform X3 has protein sequence MATKYGFCHVGLGQLLRQEAQKSTHRGRQIRDMMLQGLLVPSGLILDMISKNMLSHPESRGFLIDGFPQELKQAKEFERIVGRAPDIVIAFDCSMQTMVQRVLHRGQVERRAEDCEVVMFRHLATYYTLCEPVLTFYQQKKLLRNISAEEAPENIFAKCCSVIESLW, from the exons ATGGCCACTAAGTATGGCTTCTGCCATGTGGGGCTGGGTCAGCTGCTGCGGCAGGAGGCCCAGAAAAGCACCCATCGGGGCCGACAGATCCGTGACATGATGCTGCAGGGACTTCTGGTACCCTCG GGCCTCATCCTAGACATGATCAGCAAGAATATGTTGTCCCACCCAGAGAGCCGGGGCTTCCTCATTGATGGCTTTCCCCAGGAGCTGAAGCAGGCCAAGGAGTTTGAGCGCATT GTGGGTCGGGCCCCCGACATTGTCATCGCGTTTGACTGTTCCATGCAGACCATGGTCCAGCGGGTGCTGCACCGGGGCCAGGTGGAGCGCAGGGCAGAAGACTGTGAAGTGGTCATGTTCCGTCACCTAGCAACCTATTACACCTTGTGCGAGCCTGTCTTGACCTTCTACCAACAGAAGAAACTGCTGCGAAAT ATATCAGCAGAAGAGGCTCCAGAGAACATTTTTGCCAAATGTTGCTCTGTCATTGAAAGTCTGTGGTga